In Gordonia sp. SL306, the genomic window GATCTGCACGACTCAGGGGCGACCGATGTCCGATGCCGATCAGCTGCGCGTCGTCGACGAGGACGGCGAACCGGTGGACGTCGGACCCGGGTTCCTGGAGACCCAGGGCCCGTACACGATTCGAGGGTACTGGGCCGGTGCGGGCAAGGATTCGTTCGCGCCCGACGGCTGGTATCGCACCGGTGACGTCGTCGAACTGAATGAGCACGGCAACCTGGTGGTCCGCGGCCGTGGCGGCGACCGGGTCAACCGTGGCGGCGAGAAGGTGTCGGCCGAGCAGCTCGAAGAACAGTTGCTCGCGCATCCGGGTGTGTGGGACGCGATCGTCGTCGCCGTCCCGGATCAGTACCTCGGCGAACGCACCTGTGCCTACGTCATTGCGACCGATCCGGCCGAACCGCCGAATCTCGCCGTGATCCGTCGGTTTGTCCGCGACGCGGGCCTCGCCGAATGGAAACTGCCCGACACCGTCACGGTGGTGGAGGAGTTCCCGGAGACCGGGGTGGGCAAGGTGAGCCGCAAGAAGCTGCGTGCCATCCTCGCCGGGTAGCGGCGACCGGGCCGCGTTCCGCGGATCGACCGGGGTGGCGCGGGCTCAGCTCACCGCGTGCTCGGGTGCGGGTTCTCGGCGCACGCCGACCAGCGACCGCAGGGTCAGCGCCGCGATCAGCGACAGTACGACCATCACGATCCCGTAGTAGACGATGGCCTCCGACGCCACCCAGATGGTGCCGAAGGCACCGGCGACCAGCGCGCCGACGGTGACGCCGCCGACCTCCTGCGCCATCCAGATCCCGTTCACCCGACCCAGCAGCGGTCCGGGCGTGTGGTGCTGGATGATGGAGTACCGCAACACTTCCTGGATGGCCTCGATGAAGCCGATCACCAGGAGCAGCGCGAGGGCGAGCCACGCCACCGGGGCCAGTCCGAAGAAGATCTGCACCACGAACGCGGCTGTCAGCGCGGTCACGAGGATTCGGCCGGGGCGTTGTACCGACGCCAGCCAGCCGCTGGTGAGCGCGGCGATCATCGCCCCGGTCGCGACCGCGGCGTAGAGCAGGCCGGTGGCACGTGCGTCACCGTCGAAACGCTCGGCGACCAACGCAGGGAGCAACGCGACCACGCCCGCGCCCACCATGGCCAGGACGCCCACGATCATCACCCCGGACACCACCCGCTGCTCGAGGATGAAGCGGACGAACGACGGGGGTGTGGTCGCCGACGGCTCGCCGTCCTCCGGCGCGGGCTTCGGTGGCGCGCCGACGACGGGCGCGGTCGGGGGCATCGACGGCAGACCGATCAAGATCAGCACCGTGGTGGTCGCGAGGCAGGCGGCGACCACATAGGCCCACTCGACGCCCGCGCCGGCGATGATGAATCCGGCGATCCCCGGTGAGACCGCCGTCCCGACACGTACGGTCAGCGCGCTGAGTGCGCCGACCGCGACGAGTTTGTCGCGCGCGATGATGGTCGGGACCGCCGCCATCAGCGCCGACGACGAGAGGGCGCCGATCAGGCCGTCGAAGCCCGCCAGCCCGTACAACACCGCAACCGACGGGGTTGCGGCGACGGCCCCGAATGCGTTGACAGCCAGTCCCGCGAACGCCAGCGCCGCCGCACCGCGGCCGATCAGGATGAGCCGTTTGCGGTCGAATCGGTCGGCCAGGGACCCGCCGACGATCATGCCCACGAAGGTGGTGATGCCGGTGACCGCCGTGGCCGCACCGACCTGGGCCGACGATCCGGTCAGGTCGAACATCTGCACCGGCACCGAGACCAGCAGCAGGCCGATACCGATGAGTGAGATGAGCCGCGCCACGAAGATCCGCCGGAACGGCTTGCTCTCCCGCAGTGGTGAGATGTCGATCAGGAGGGACCGCGGGCCGTTCATGCGTGGCACTCCGATCGGCGGGTTCGGTTGGCCTGCATCCGAATTCCTTCCTGGCTGGCGAGCATGTCGGGAAAGGGCGGAAAACGTCGTGCTCGGCGTCGGTGACGGACGCCACTCGCCGGGGTCCATGTTCGACGGCGGAAACGTAGCTTAGCCTACCCAAGCTTGGAAACGTTGAATCAGTCCGTTCATCCCGCTCGAAAGAGATAGGCGCTCGCCGACCGCTCCCGAAGGAAGGTTAGCCTAAGCAATGTCATCGTTCCTCTGCAGCGTTCGGCAACCGCCGTGCGAGATCTGCGAGGACCCGCAGTAGAGGCCATCCCACCGATGGCGGAAATGAGGAGATCACCGCATGACGACGAATGGCTCGACACTCACCAGGGAAGGGATCATCCGCGACATCGCCGAGATCCTGCAGATACCCGTCGAGGAGATCGGCGACGACACCAACGTCCTCGACGTCGGTCTCGATTCGGTCCGGCTCATGTCACTGATCGAACGCTGGCGGGCCGCCGGAGCGGTCAAGGCCGACCTGGTGGCATTGGCAGCGGATCCGATCGTCGGCGCGTGGGTTCGGGAGCTCGCAGCGGATCCGGAGCCAGACGCGGCTTCGGCGACCGGAGCCACCGAGGGGGTAGAGAGATGACCTCCGCCCCGATCGAGACTGTGGACGTCGTCGTCGTCGGCGGGGGTCCGGGTGGTTCGACCGTGTCCACGCTGCTGGCCAGGAGTGGACACCGCGTCGTGCAACTCGAGAAGGAGTCGTTCCCGCGCTACCAGATCGGGGAGTCGTTGTTACCCTCCACGATCCACGGTGTCTGCCGACTTCTCGGTGTCGACGACAAGATCAAGCAGGCCGGCTTCATGCACAAGCGTGGCGGAAGCTTTCGCTGGGGCACGAACCCGGTGCCGTGGAACTTCCTCTTCGCCATCTCTCCCGAATTCGCCGGCGAGGGCTCGTATGCGTACCAGGTCGAACGCATGAAGTTCGACCAGATCCTGCTCGAGCACGCCGCCGAGTCGGGTGTCGACGTGCGACAGCAGTGCCGGGTCAACGGCACCGAGCGGGACGAGACCGGACGGGTGGTCGGCGTCCGGTACGTCGACGCCGAGCGCGGTGAGCACCATGTGCGTGCGAAGTACGTCGTCGACGCCTCCGGAAACACCACCCGACTCTCCAAGTACGCAGGCGGAGAGCGGGTCTACTCCGATTTCTTCCAGAACGTCGCGATCTTCGGCTACTTCGCGAACGGCAAGCGGTTGCCCGCGCCCGATTCGGGGAACATCCTGTGCGCGGCCTTCGACGAGGGCTGGATGTGGTACATCCCGCTGTCGGACGACCTGACCAGCGTCGGCGCCGTCATCGCGAAATCCGCAGCGGACCAGCTCAATGCGCAGGAGGAGACACTTCGGGGTTACATCGACCGCTGCGCCCTGGTCAAGGACATGCTCTCCGACGCCACCCGCGTGACCGAGGGGACCTACGGCGAAATCCGGATGCGCCAGGACTATTCGTATGCCAACACGCAGTTCTGGGGCAACGGGATGGTGCTCGTCGGTGACGCGGCCTGCTTCATCGATCCGGTGTTCTCGACCGGCGTACACCTGGCCACGTACGCGGGGGTCCTTGCGGCACGGTCGATCAACAGCGTGCTCGGCGGTGCGATGTCCGAGGAACGCGCGTTCGGGGAGTTCGAGGGACGTTACCGCCGCGAGTACGCGGTGTTCTACGAGTTCCTGTCGGCCTTCTACGACATGGAGCAGTCCGAGGACTCCTACTTCTGGAAGGCACGCAGGGTCACCAACCTCGACCGTTCCGACCTGGCGTCGTTCGTGTCCCTGGTGGCCGGTGGATTCTCCGGGGAGAACGTGCTCACCGACCCGGACCAGGTCGTCGCCAAGTTCAGCGCATCGACCAGGGCGTTGACCGAGGCGACCGAGAGGACCGGCGGGATGGACACCGACTCGGGACAGCGGATGGGCCACATGTTCAGTGCGCCGGTCGTCCGGGACGTGATGGAGGAGATGAACGCCTTCCAGGCGCGCGGAGCCGCGGGGGACGCCTCCGTCGAACCGCCGCTGCTCGACGGAGGGCTGGTCCCGTCCGCCGACGGGCTCGCCTGGGTCGAGCCCGCAACGGTCGACGCGTGATCGACTCCGGGCCGGATCGGCGGCCGGTCGAGGGAGGCCGTCGAGTCGAATGATGCTGACCCAGCTGGCGATCATCCTCGCTGTCGCGCTGTCGGCGGGGATGATCGCCCGACGGATGGGCCTGCCGGCCATGGTCGGCGAACTGCTGGCGGGTGTCGTGCTCGGCCCGTCGCTCCTCGGCTTCGCTCTGCCCGGTGCCCAGGAGTGGCTCTTCCCCGATGACGGTGCGCCGTCGGCACTCGTTGCGGGGATCGGGCAGTTCGGCATCCTGCTGCTGGTGGGACTGGCGGCCACTGAGCTCGACGCCGGGCTGTTGCGGAAGCGGGTCAAGGTCGTGTCGTCGGTGAGCGCATGGTCGTTCGCCATCCCACTCATGCTCGGCATCGGGGTGGGGATCGTCGTCCCGGAACACTTCCGGGGTGCCGACACGTCCGTCGCCGAGTTCGCGCTGCTGCTGGGCGCGGCCATGTCCCTGAGCGCCATACCGGTGATCGCGAAGATCCTCACCGACCTCGATCTGCTGCGCCGGGAGATCGGGCAGATCACCCTTGCTGCAGGCACACTGAGCGACGTCGGAGCGTGGATGCTCGTCGCGGTGGTCTCCGCGATGGCGACGGTCGGTCTGCGGGGATGGCAGCTGCCGCTCACGATTGTCTGTCTGCTGGCGCTCATCGTCGCGACCTCCGTGCTGCGGCCGGTGGTCCATCGCATCCTCGATCGTCTCGAATCCTCTTCCCAGCGTGAGTATGTCAACACCGTCGTGGTGATCCTGATCATCGGCGGCGCGGCACTGACCAGTGCTCTGCACCTCGAGGCCGTGCTCGGCGCGTTCTTCGCCGGTGTGCTGGTGGGCAGGCGAGGGGGCGCTGTGCTCGAGCCCCTGCAGAGCGTCACCGCGACGGTGCTGGCACCCGTGTTCCTCGCGACAGCCGGACTGCACCTGGATCTCACCGAATTGGGTGAGCCGGGGGCCGTGCTGCTCGCGATCGTGATCCTCGGGATGGCCACGGCCGGCAAGATGCTGGGCGCCTACATCGGCGCCAGGGTCGTGCGGGTGGGTCACTGGGACGCGCTGGCCCTGGGCTCCGGGCTCAATGCACGCGGCGTGGTCGGGATCGTCGTGGCGACCGTTGGACTTCAACTCGGGGTGTTCGACGACACGGTCTACATGGTCGTCATCCTGGTCGCGCTCGTGACCTCGATCATGGCCGGACCGATGCTCGTCCACACAATCCGTAGGAGCGGTCTCCCCTCGGATCGGCCGACGGCGACTCCGGCGGAGGAGGGGGATTCATCCGAATCCCCCGAATTAGGATAGTCTTACCTTCTGTCCGCGTGTGGCGTACGTGTCACACGGTGTCGGGACGATCGGCCAGGCCGGGACACGTGTCGCCGCACGACGCAGTGTCACAGAACGGCGCACTGTCACAGAACGACGCAGAGGAGTAGCTCTTGTCCAGTGACCATTCCCCGTTGGTCGATGTGGTCGGCATCGGGTTCGGGCCGTCGAATCTGGCCCTGGCCATCGCGATCGAGGAACACAATCTCTCCGCCGGGTCGCACGAGCAGGTGACCGCACGCTTCTTCGAGAAGAAGGACGCCTTCGGGTGGCATTCGGGCATGCTCCTGCCGGGCACGACGATGCAGGTCGCCTTCTTGAAGGATCTGGTGACGCAGCGCAACGTCCGCAGCGCGTACACCTTTCTCAACTATCTCGCCGAGCGCGGACGCCTGACCCACTTCATCAACCGGCAGGACTTCTTCCCGCTGCGGGCCGAGTTCCACGATTACCTCGGCTGGGCGGCAGATCGGGTCGGCATCCCGGTCGAATACTCGGCCGAGATCACGTCTGTTCGATGGTCCGACGATCACTTCGAGGTCGTCTCGCCCACGCACGGCATGATCCGGGCCCGGAACGTGGTACTCGGCGGCGGTATCCGCGCGAAACTGCCCGCCGGGGTCACCGCGGGACCCCGCGTCTTCCACAATCATCGGATGCTGGCGCATTTTGCCGAACTGCCGAGCCGGCCCAACGGTCGTTTCGTGGTCGTCGGGGCCGGCCAGAGCGCGGCCGAGGTGGCGGCGTACCTGCATGACGAGACCGGCGCGGAAGTCCACGGGGTCTTTGCCAAATACGGCTACACGCCCGCAGATGACAGTCCGTATGCGAACCGGATCTTCGATCCCGAGGCCGTCGACGAGTACTTCGCCGCCGACGCGGCATGGCGCGACCGCCTGATGCAGTACCACCGCAGCACGAACTACTCGGCAGTCGACCCGATCCTGATCGAAGATCTCTACCGACGCGAATACACCGAGCGGGTCAGCGGCGAGCGACGGATGTTCGTCCACGGGGCATCGGAGGTGGTCGAGCTCACCGAGACCGCAGACACCGCCCGGGTCCGCATCGCCCACCGGCTCACCGGGACCGAGACCGTCCTCGACTGTGATGCCGTAGTCTTCGCCACCGGTTTCGAGCCGACATCGCTGACGGAGATGGTGGGCGATCTGGCCGCTCGCTGCCGAGAGGACCGGCACGGTCGTCCCGTTCTCGATCGCCACTACCGCGTCGAGACCACCGACGACATCACCGGGCAGATCTTCGTGCAGGGGAACTCCGAGCACACGCACGGGCTCACCTCGACACTGCTCTCCAATGTGGCCATCCGGTCCGGTGAGATCGTTCGGGCGATCGTCGACGACCGCGGGCTGGTCGGGGCGATGCCCGGCCAGGCGTCCCGCGGCACCGTGTACGAGACGACGCCCGGGCCGAACTAGCCGCCGATCAGCGGGGCGAGGGTCGAGCCCAACAACGAGACCCGCCCCGGCACATGGCCGTTGGCAGGAGCGTTGACGGTGATGCCGTCCACACCGGTCGCGAGGAGCTCTGAGAACCGCGCACCCACCTCGTCCGGGTCGCCCACGATGGTGTTTGCCCGACGCACTTCGGCTGCAGGATTGCGCTCGAGATACGACTCGAATTCGGCGACGGCCTCGTCGTGCGTCGGCGCGATACACGCCGACGTCTGCAGGCTCACGGTGATCTCGGAGCGGTTGCGGCCCAAGCGGTCACAGTGCCCGGCCAGGGCGTCCAGCTTGCGGCCGATATCCTCGACCGCGCAGATGAGATTCGATTCGTCGGCGTACTGGGCAACCATGCGCAGTGTCTTACGCTCGCCGCCGCCGCCGATCATGACCGGGATCTTCGACAGTGGCGCAGGCACATTGAGCGCATCACGGACTCGATACCAGGTGCCGTCGAGGCTCGGCTTGTTCCCTTCGAGCATGCCGAGGACGATCTGCAGCGATTCCTCGAGTTTCTCGAATCGATCGGTGAAGGTGCCGAACTCGTAGCCCAGTGCGTCGTGCTCAAGCTCGAACCAGCCGGCGCCGATACCCAACTGGGCACGCCCGCCCGAGACCACATCCAATGCCGTGACGGTCTTGGCGAGGAGTGTCGGGTTGCGATAGGTGTTGCCCGTCACGAGTGCCGACAGCCTGACCCTCGACGTGTGCTGGGCGAGGGCCGAGAGCAGGGTGTAGCACTCGATCATCGGTTCGTCGGGAGTGCCGAGGATGGGGAGCTGGTAGAAGTGATCCATCACCAGCACGGTGTCGAATCCGGAGTCCTCGGCCTCGACGGCCTGCGCGACGACGGTGGGGAAGAGGCGATCCGCGGTGACGCCGGGATAGGTGAAGTTGGGGATCTGGTAGCCGAGTCTGGTCACGTCTCGAAGCTACGCCTGGAATACCCGGCACGCAGGCGTTCACATTCGCGCGGCAATCCCGCTGCCCGAATTGTCCGATGGTGCATATGATCTCGCATAGGAGCCGATCGTGTCGATCAGGTCGTCGAACACTGCGTCGACATCGGTCGCGGTGGCGATCCGCGCATTGGGTTCCCCGGTCATCGACCGTTCGTCTGCGACGGTCATCCCGCGCGTGTGACGCCCGATCAGCTCGACGTCGACGCGCGCGGGGATCGTCGTCACGATGTCGGGCGCCAGTGCGACCATGGCCGCGAACGGGTCGTGGAGATGGGCGATGTAGCCCTCGTCGTGGATGTGATGGAACTCGAGGTAGAAGCGCATCGCGTCCATCAGATGCCGGATCAGCACATTGTCTGAGACCGACCGCAGGCCTGGCTCGTCGGTGGGATCGGGGCACTCGACGGGGCTACTGCCTGCCGTCGCGGCGAGCCGGACGAGGTGATCTGGCGTCATCGCCACCGACTCGGTGAGGTCGAGTGGGCAGACGATGGGTGGTTCCGTACCGTCGCGCCCGAATGCGGCGAACACCTCGGCGGCGGCTTCGGGATCCACCGCGACATTCCACTCCGAGGTCGGCGTGGTGTTCCCGTGCACGTGGAACGCGCCGCCCATGATCACGAGTCGGGCCAGGCGGGTGGGGAGCGCGGGGTCGCGCCGGATCGCGGTCGCCAGGGACGTCAACGGTCCGGTCACCAGTCCGATCAGCTCGCCCGGGTGTGCCGTCGCCGCCTCGATCCAGGCATCTGCGGCGTCGAGACGACTGGCCGGTTGGGTGGCGGGTGGGAGCTCGGCGTACCCGATGCCGAGGGGGCCGTGGGTGTCCTCGGTGGTCATCAGTTCGGCCGTGAGTGGTTCTGGCGAGCCGGTGTGCACCGGGATGTCGGTGCGTCCGCACAACTCGAGCCACGCCAGATTGTTGGCGGTGACCACGTCGACGGGCACATTGCCCGCCGTCGACACGATGCCGACCAGGTCGACATCGCGGCGGCCGAGGAGATAGAGGAGGGCGAGCGAGTCGTCTATGCCGGTGTCGCAGTCGAGGATGAGGCGGGTCACCGTTCCATTGTGGACCGCACCGTGAGATTCGACGCACTCTGTACCCGACGCTCCGGTTGACAGCGGTCCGGACTGGACATGACCGATCACATCCGTACGGTCGTCACCATGACAGCTCAAACCCTCGCCTTCGAATGGACGGAGACAAATCGCGAGTGGATCATCGAGACCCCGATCCGCATCGTGACGTACATCGTGGTCGCGCTGATC contains:
- a CDS encoding lysine N(6)-hydroxylase/L-ornithine N(5)-oxygenase family protein, with the translated sequence MSSDHSPLVDVVGIGFGPSNLALAIAIEEHNLSAGSHEQVTARFFEKKDAFGWHSGMLLPGTTMQVAFLKDLVTQRNVRSAYTFLNYLAERGRLTHFINRQDFFPLRAEFHDYLGWAADRVGIPVEYSAEITSVRWSDDHFEVVSPTHGMIRARNVVLGGGIRAKLPAGVTAGPRVFHNHRMLAHFAELPSRPNGRFVVVGAGQSAAEVAAYLHDETGAEVHGVFAKYGYTPADDSPYANRIFDPEAVDEYFAADAAWRDRLMQYHRSTNYSAVDPILIEDLYRREYTERVSGERRMFVHGASEVVELTETADTARVRIAHRLTGTETVLDCDAVVFATGFEPTSLTEMVGDLAARCREDRHGRPVLDRHYRVETTDDITGQIFVQGNSEHTHGLTSTLLSNVAIRSGEIVRAIVDDRGLVGAMPGQASRGTVYETTPGPN
- a CDS encoding LLM class F420-dependent oxidoreductase, which codes for MTRLGYQIPNFTYPGVTADRLFPTVVAQAVEAEDSGFDTVLVMDHFYQLPILGTPDEPMIECYTLLSALAQHTSRVRLSALVTGNTYRNPTLLAKTVTALDVVSGGRAQLGIGAGWFELEHDALGYEFGTFTDRFEKLEESLQIVLGMLEGNKPSLDGTWYRVRDALNVPAPLSKIPVMIGGGGERKTLRMVAQYADESNLICAVEDIGRKLDALAGHCDRLGRNRSEITVSLQTSACIAPTHDEAVAEFESYLERNPAAEVRRANTIVGDPDEVGARFSELLATGVDGITVNAPANGHVPGRVSLLGSTLAPLIGG
- a CDS encoding phosphopantetheine-binding protein, which codes for MTTNGSTLTREGIIRDIAEILQIPVEEIGDDTNVLDVGLDSVRLMSLIERWRAAGAVKADLVALAADPIVGAWVRELAADPEPDAASATGATEGVER
- a CDS encoding cation:proton antiporter, with translation MMLTQLAIILAVALSAGMIARRMGLPAMVGELLAGVVLGPSLLGFALPGAQEWLFPDDGAPSALVAGIGQFGILLLVGLAATELDAGLLRKRVKVVSSVSAWSFAIPLMLGIGVGIVVPEHFRGADTSVAEFALLLGAAMSLSAIPVIAKILTDLDLLRREIGQITLAAGTLSDVGAWMLVAVVSAMATVGLRGWQLPLTIVCLLALIVATSVLRPVVHRILDRLESSSQREYVNTVVVILIIGGAALTSALHLEAVLGAFFAGVLVGRRGGAVLEPLQSVTATVLAPVFLATAGLHLDLTELGEPGAVLLAIVILGMATAGKMLGAYIGARVVRVGHWDALALGSGLNARGVVGIVVATVGLQLGVFDDTVYMVVILVALVTSIMAGPMLVHTIRRSGLPSDRPTATPAEEGDSSESPELG
- a CDS encoding tryptophan 7-halogenase, which encodes MTSAPIETVDVVVVGGGPGGSTVSTLLARSGHRVVQLEKESFPRYQIGESLLPSTIHGVCRLLGVDDKIKQAGFMHKRGGSFRWGTNPVPWNFLFAISPEFAGEGSYAYQVERMKFDQILLEHAAESGVDVRQQCRVNGTERDETGRVVGVRYVDAERGEHHVRAKYVVDASGNTTRLSKYAGGERVYSDFFQNVAIFGYFANGKRLPAPDSGNILCAAFDEGWMWYIPLSDDLTSVGAVIAKSAADQLNAQEETLRGYIDRCALVKDMLSDATRVTEGTYGEIRMRQDYSYANTQFWGNGMVLVGDAACFIDPVFSTGVHLATYAGVLAARSINSVLGGAMSEERAFGEFEGRYRREYAVFYEFLSAFYDMEQSEDSYFWKARRVTNLDRSDLASFVSLVAGGFSGENVLTDPDQVVAKFSASTRALTEATERTGGMDTDSGQRMGHMFSAPVVRDVMEEMNAFQARGAAGDASVEPPLLDGGLVPSADGLAWVEPATVDA
- a CDS encoding nucleoside hydrolase encodes the protein MTRLILDCDTGIDDSLALLYLLGRRDVDLVGIVSTAGNVPVDVVTANNLAWLELCGRTDIPVHTGSPEPLTAELMTTEDTHGPLGIGYAELPPATQPASRLDAADAWIEAATAHPGELIGLVTGPLTSLATAIRRDPALPTRLARLVIMGGAFHVHGNTTPTSEWNVAVDPEAAAEVFAAFGRDGTEPPIVCPLDLTESVAMTPDHLVRLAATAGSSPVECPDPTDEPGLRSVSDNVLIRHLMDAMRFYLEFHHIHDEGYIAHLHDPFAAMVALAPDIVTTIPARVDVELIGRHTRGMTVADERSMTGEPNARIATATDVDAVFDDLIDTIGSYARSYAPSDNSGSGIAARM
- the entS gene encoding enterobactin transporter EntS, which produces MNGPRSLLIDISPLRESKPFRRIFVARLISLIGIGLLLVSVPVQMFDLTGSSAQVGAATAVTGITTFVGMIVGGSLADRFDRKRLILIGRGAAALAFAGLAVNAFGAVAATPSVAVLYGLAGFDGLIGALSSSALMAAVPTIIARDKLVAVGALSALTVRVGTAVSPGIAGFIIAGAGVEWAYVVAACLATTTVLILIGLPSMPPTAPVVGAPPKPAPEDGEPSATTPPSFVRFILEQRVVSGVMIVGVLAMVGAGVVALLPALVAERFDGDARATGLLYAAVATGAMIAALTSGWLASVQRPGRILVTALTAAFVVQIFFGLAPVAWLALALLLVIGFIEAIQEVLRYSIIQHHTPGPLLGRVNGIWMAQEVGGVTVGALVAGAFGTIWVASEAIVYYGIVMVVLSLIAALTLRSLVGVRREPAPEHAVS